One genomic window of Pseudoxanthomonas sp. includes the following:
- a CDS encoding DUF948 domain-containing protein → MAGWQIYALSFLVVAAFLRLLSVTKDTNKKLESLKKEVNYLHTQLEGHWRGHNYFHAQTRALIKGDPPPSRSDFWPE, encoded by the coding sequence ATGGCCGGATGGCAGATATATGCACTGAGCTTCTTAGTAGTTGCAGCTTTTTTGCGCCTGCTCTCGGTGACCAAGGACACCAACAAAAAGCTTGAGAGCCTAAAAAAGGAGGTGAACTACCTTCACACTCAACTGGAAGGCCATTGGCGTGGGCACAACTACTTCCACGCTCAAACGCGCGCCCTAATCAAGGGAGATCCGCCGCCGTCCAGGTCTGACTTCTGGCCTGAGTAG
- the ssb gene encoding single-stranded DNA-binding protein yields the protein MNCFNAIGRIGRDAVTRYTQAGKAVTGWALAVDKGFGDNKQTIWIDCSLWGERGEKLASMILKGDRLGVTGELGTREHDGKTYVTLDVRDVTLLGEKRDGQQGNTSSSGARGGAPQRQRPAPATQQPAPMDDFSDDDIPFLTNRGDW from the coding sequence ATGAACTGTTTCAACGCGATTGGCCGGATCGGCCGCGATGCTGTTACCCGCTACACGCAGGCTGGTAAGGCCGTCACCGGCTGGGCGCTGGCAGTGGACAAGGGCTTCGGCGACAACAAGCAAACGATCTGGATTGACTGCTCGCTGTGGGGCGAGCGCGGCGAGAAGCTGGCCTCGATGATCCTCAAGGGCGACCGTCTGGGCGTCACTGGCGAGCTTGGCACGCGGGAACACGACGGCAAGACCTACGTGACCCTGGATGTGCGCGACGTGACGCTGCTGGGCGAGAAACGAGACGGACAGCAGGGCAATACCAGCTCCAGCGGTGCGCGCGGCGGCGCGCCCCAGCGTCAGCGCCCTGCCCCGGCCACTCAGCAGCCGGCGCCGATGGATGATTTTTCCGACGACGATATCCCGTTCCTGACCAATCGAGGTGACTGGTGA
- a CDS encoding S24 family peptidase yields the protein MARVPFDEVEAWIARNGIRPADAARTFGVTTQTFNGWRKRGQVSADASDDVQTKIAQPNHVSPISATETGSGYVRIRQLDGEAGMGDARINDDYPEVIKSMDFTPAYIRSVVGFVPTPGRLVLVTGRGDSMLPIIQPGESLIVDTGVTSFDGDGIYLINTGNGQQVKGLQDRGDAVYVVSANAALYPAFALPHGTLVGGKVYLRNRIDRFN from the coding sequence ATGGCTAGAGTCCCTTTTGATGAAGTCGAGGCGTGGATTGCACGCAACGGCATACGCCCCGCAGATGCTGCGCGCACCTTCGGAGTCACTACTCAGACGTTCAACGGCTGGCGTAAGCGCGGGCAGGTATCTGCGGACGCGTCAGATGATGTCCAGACAAAGATCGCCCAGCCTAATCATGTCTCACCGATCTCTGCGACTGAGACCGGCTCGGGCTACGTTCGCATCCGACAGCTGGACGGAGAAGCAGGCATGGGCGATGCAAGGATCAATGACGACTACCCGGAGGTCATCAAGTCGATGGATTTCACTCCGGCCTATATACGGTCGGTCGTGGGTTTCGTGCCGACACCCGGGCGCCTCGTGCTGGTCACCGGCCGTGGCGACTCCATGCTGCCGATCATCCAGCCAGGTGAGTCACTGATCGTGGACACGGGGGTGACGTCGTTCGACGGCGACGGGATCTACCTGATCAACACCGGTAATGGACAACAGGTCAAAGGGCTTCAGGACCGCGGTGATGCCGTGTACGTTGTGAGCGCGAACGCTGCCCTTTACCCGGCCTTTGCCCTGCCCCACGGGACTTTGGTTGGGGGCAAGGTCTATCTTCGCAACCGAATTGATCGATTCAACTAG
- a CDS encoding YqaJ viral recombinase family protein: MTGPIIHRDISQGTDEWHAIRAGKWSASKAATIMGGLETKGLADLVKDVAWERVYGPISGGFKSAAMERGNELEPEARDWYAFDKCVAVEQVGFVEHCSIPNVGWSPDGLVDQAGGIEAKSPLHRAWMEVNRTRKIPAEYRWQSRWAMWVGELEWLDFVVYHPAAGGIVIPATVTESEKQQMAERICLLESRVSEEVSLLSERQAA; encoded by the coding sequence ATGACTGGACCGATCATCCACCGTGACATTTCGCAGGGAACTGACGAATGGCATGCCATCCGAGCTGGGAAGTGGAGCGCTAGCAAGGCTGCAACGATCATGGGCGGCCTTGAAACAAAAGGTCTGGCTGACCTTGTTAAGGACGTGGCATGGGAGCGTGTATACGGCCCTATCTCCGGAGGGTTCAAATCCGCGGCAATGGAACGTGGCAACGAGTTGGAGCCGGAAGCCCGAGACTGGTACGCATTTGATAAATGCGTTGCCGTGGAGCAAGTCGGCTTCGTGGAACATTGCTCGATCCCGAACGTCGGATGGTCTCCGGATGGATTGGTCGATCAGGCTGGAGGCATCGAGGCTAAGAGCCCACTCCATCGCGCATGGATGGAAGTGAACCGTACTCGGAAGATCCCAGCAGAGTACCGCTGGCAATCACGCTGGGCTATGTGGGTTGGCGAACTGGAATGGCTGGACTTCGTTGTCTACCACCCGGCAGCCGGCGGCATCGTTATCCCGGCAACCGTTACCGAATCCGAAAAGCAGCAGATGGCGGAGCGCATCTGTCTGCTGGAAAGCAGGGTTTCCGAAGAGGTTTCACTGCTTTCGGAGCGGCAGGCGGCATGA
- a CDS encoding helix-turn-helix transcriptional regulator, with protein MTTQHALPLIGQVPAITRVPAHLISLCRCSGDAVLLAIRVGKKSQRQVANDIGMEPAQLSRIISGNAHMPADIALSFASAVKNWGWHQWVAHSCGMDLVPRTESTEERMFRLETENAELRLRAVA; from the coding sequence ATGACCACTCAACACGCATTACCGCTCATTGGCCAAGTGCCTGCAATTACGCGGGTTCCGGCGCATTTGATCAGCCTGTGCCGATGCTCCGGTGATGCCGTTCTGCTGGCGATCCGTGTCGGCAAGAAGTCACAGCGCCAGGTCGCCAACGACATCGGCATGGAGCCGGCGCAGCTGTCCCGGATCATCTCGGGCAACGCGCACATGCCGGCCGACATCGCCCTGTCCTTCGCCAGCGCCGTCAAGAACTGGGGATGGCACCAATGGGTGGCCCACTCCTGCGGCATGGACTTGGTGCCGCGCACCGAATCAACGGAGGAACGCATGTTCCGCCTGGAAACCGAGAACGCCGAACTTCGACTGAGGGCTGTCGCATGA
- a CDS encoding YdaS family helix-turn-helix protein, whose translation MDAIKRAIESVGNASELARRLGVVPMTITQWKRRKQIPAERCLEVEAITGISRHDLRPDVFGPAPAKKPKPAQSEAA comes from the coding sequence ATGGACGCAATCAAACGAGCTATCGAATCTGTGGGTAACGCATCTGAGCTGGCTCGCCGGCTTGGTGTTGTGCCTATGACCATCACCCAGTGGAAGCGCCGGAAGCAGATTCCCGCCGAGCGCTGCCTGGAGGTCGAGGCCATCACGGGCATCTCCCGCCACGACCTGCGCCCCGACGTCTTCGGCCCAGCCCCCGCCAAGAAGCCCAAGCCCGCCCAGAGCGAGGCGGCCTAA
- a CDS encoding ERF family protein translates to MNAVVASPAEDPRKLPAIQAEGATLLAVIARAAADPQTDVDKMERLMLMYERVESKRAEAEFASALADMQSRLPSIGERGDAAGRYKFALWEDINAAIKPILTEYGFALSFRTDFTDGIAVSGVLTHRSGHKEQTTIKLPADPSGNKNAVQAVASSVSYGKRYTAGALLNLTSHGEDDDAFASVSAFDISNWADAIKGAADKIELDRIGDDLKGKQGIPAPAMKQIRALWAAKAKEFKA, encoded by the coding sequence ATGAACGCAGTTGTCGCATCACCCGCAGAAGACCCGCGCAAGCTGCCGGCCATCCAAGCCGAAGGCGCAACACTCCTTGCCGTCATCGCCAGGGCAGCCGCTGATCCGCAGACCGACGTGGACAAGATGGAACGCCTGATGCTGATGTACGAGCGCGTCGAGTCCAAGCGCGCCGAGGCAGAGTTCGCTTCGGCCCTGGCCGACATGCAGTCACGCCTGCCCAGCATCGGCGAGCGTGGAGACGCGGCCGGACGCTACAAGTTCGCCCTGTGGGAGGACATCAACGCGGCGATCAAGCCGATCCTGACCGAGTACGGGTTCGCACTGTCCTTTCGCACGGACTTCACCGACGGCATCGCCGTCAGCGGCGTCCTGACCCACCGCAGCGGGCACAAGGAACAGACCACGATCAAGCTGCCGGCTGACCCCAGCGGCAACAAGAACGCGGTCCAGGCGGTCGCGTCGAGCGTGAGCTACGGCAAGCGGTACACAGCTGGCGCCCTGCTCAACCTGACCAGCCACGGCGAGGACGACGACGCGTTCGCTTCGGTCAGTGCGTTCGACATCAGTAACTGGGCCGACGCCATCAAGGGCGCTGCGGACAAGATCGAACTGGATCGCATCGGCGACGACCTAAAGGGCAAGCAGGGAATCCCTGCCCCAGCCATGAAGCAGATCCGCGCCCTGTGGGCCGCCAAGGCTAAGGAGTTCAAGGCATGA
- a CDS encoding DUF6745 domain-containing protein has product MGTWFWGSQDFGLWGWLDGGRRVGAIYRPALNDALDDHLAVCRSIGWWYPFNEFCVLTGRPSVIARDERNRLHSNVGPALRYRDGYSLYAVRGTRVPANWVEDTVNLDPSEVLRVENVEQRAVGASLIGWPKMLDVLDAKVIDDSGNETIGQLIELTLPGLREPGRFLKAMCPRNGIICEGVPRVSDIDSLPIDTAIAAQAWRIGDPQSEFVAPPRRT; this is encoded by the coding sequence ATGGGCACTTGGTTCTGGGGTTCTCAAGACTTCGGGTTGTGGGGATGGCTGGATGGGGGGCGTCGTGTTGGTGCCATCTATCGCCCGGCGCTAAACGACGCGCTTGATGACCATCTTGCTGTATGCCGCTCGATTGGGTGGTGGTATCCGTTCAATGAATTCTGCGTACTGACCGGCAGGCCAAGTGTCATTGCTCGCGATGAGCGGAACAGATTGCATTCGAACGTTGGTCCAGCACTCCGCTACCGAGATGGGTATTCGCTATACGCAGTTCGTGGCACACGCGTGCCGGCGAACTGGGTTGAAGACACAGTAAATCTTGATCCATCGGAGGTGCTTCGCGTCGAGAACGTCGAGCAGCGGGCTGTAGGCGCAAGCCTGATTGGCTGGCCGAAGATGCTGGACGTACTAGATGCCAAGGTTATCGATGACAGTGGGAACGAGACGATTGGTCAGCTCATTGAACTGACGTTGCCCGGCCTACGTGAGCCAGGGCGCTTTCTGAAAGCGATGTGCCCACGCAATGGAATCATCTGCGAAGGAGTTCCGCGCGTGTCGGACATCGACAGCCTTCCCATCGACACGGCAATTGCTGCACAGGCTTGGCGGATCGGCGACCCGCAGTCTGAGTTCGTCGCACCACCGCGCCGCACCTAA